From the genome of Nitrospirota bacterium, one region includes:
- the rodA gene encoding rod shape-determining protein RodA, with protein MLNKSTITLFDWKAFIIVVLIMLIGLSTIFSATYTSTPENVAPLYIKQVGWIIIGIFFMLVGNYIDYQAIARYAYYLYALSFILLLVVLVAGRSGFGAQRWIAIGGFSFQPSELAKLATAFAITRYFADYPARHGYNVKELLIPGVLIAIPVLLVLKQPDLGTGMVITFVSVVLIFLVRIRSRVFGIMTLLILMTSPFIWHIFWDNLKEYQKTRLLVFINPSADPTGTGYHIIQSKIAIGSGGFSGKGIFQSTQSQLNFLPARHTDFIFSVFAEEWGFAGIVVLLLLYLSLITWGVDVAIKAKDRLGMLMACSVVTIFTFYCVINIGMTLGVFPVVGIPLPLMSYGGTSMITTLFSIGILFNIRKKRFLFH; from the coding sequence ATGCTGAATAAAAGCACAATAACCCTGTTCGACTGGAAGGCATTTATCATAGTTGTCCTGATAATGCTTATTGGTCTATCAACCATATTCAGTGCAACATACACCAGTACCCCTGAGAATGTTGCCCCTCTGTACATAAAGCAGGTAGGCTGGATTATCATAGGCATATTCTTTATGTTAGTCGGAAACTACATTGATTATCAGGCTATTGCGAGGTACGCGTATTATCTTTATGCATTATCCTTCATATTATTGCTGGTTGTCCTGGTGGCCGGGAGAAGCGGATTTGGGGCTCAACGGTGGATTGCCATAGGAGGATTCTCATTTCAGCCGTCAGAACTCGCAAAGCTGGCGACTGCATTCGCCATTACAAGATATTTCGCAGACTATCCGGCCCGACATGGTTACAATGTTAAGGAACTGCTGATCCCGGGAGTTCTTATAGCAATCCCGGTACTCCTCGTATTAAAGCAGCCTGATCTCGGGACAGGAATGGTCATAACATTTGTCTCTGTTGTCTTAATCTTCCTTGTAAGGATCCGCTCTCGTGTCTTTGGCATCATGACCCTGCTGATTTTAATGACCTCCCCATTCATATGGCATATATTCTGGGATAACCTGAAGGAGTACCAGAAGACGAGGCTTCTGGTATTCATAAATCCGTCAGCGGACCCTACAGGAACAGGATATCACATTATTCAGTCAAAGATAGCCATCGGGTCCGGGGGGTTTTCCGGAAAAGGTATTTTTCAGAGCACACAGAGTCAGTTGAACTTTCTCCCTGCAAGACACACTGATTTTATATTCTCTGTATTTGCAGAAGAATGGGGTTTTGCAGGCATAGTTGTCCTCCTGCTATTATATCTATCTCTGATTACATGGGGTGTGGATGTTGCCATAAAGGCAAAGGACAGACTCGGCATGTTAATGGCATGCAGTGTAGTAACGATTTTTACTTTTTATTGTGTAATTAACATCGGGATGACCCTCGGGGTCTTTCCTGTTGTAGGAATACCACTTCCCCTCATGAGTTATGGCGGCACATCCATGATTACCACCTTGTTTTCTATTGGCATATTGTTTAATATAAGAAAGAAACGGTTTTTGTTCCACTGA
- the mrdA gene encoding penicillin-binding protein 2, with protein MEQQDKNRGLRKRIGHLRIFFIILLAIILFKAWHMQIMQGKYYRKLAENNRVRSVVVPPLRGIIYDRNREVMAKNVASFDLGLVRADIEDLEMTLRIISPITGLSPEEMKDIIIENKNPDPFSPLIIKYDISMRDVALIESRKWLLPGVQVVVEGRREYPHMESAAHLLGYVGEISKSQLKDPEYAAEIPGRIIGQYGIEKVYDNLLRGSLGRKYIEVDAAGRERRELDTIEPVSGDNIILSVDMRLQRMAEDALGERRGAVVVMKSDTGEILALVSSPAFDPNLLSKRLTHKVWQQIVNDPEFPMNNRATQGTYPPGSVFKVVMSAGGLEEGLIDDKARISCSGGMRFGNRVFRDWKPEGHGSVDLKKAIVESCDVYFYQLGNRMGVDTIEKYASLFGLGTITGIDLPSEKKGLVPSTQWKLAAKKERWYPGETLSVAIGQGYMSVTPLQQAVMLNTVANSGVVVRPRILKGIMPEQSVSQAVSKDGSQTGAYSLAGTEFNSVPNAGSDIPTNRVYEFPPVEIRNTGINEHTLMLIKEALKGVVNNAGGTGGAARSNLVEIAGKTGTAQAVGRKSKAGPGSFNDHAWFAAFAPADKPEITVAVLVEHGGHGGTAAAPVAKKIIEEYIKNAE; from the coding sequence ATGGAACAGCAGGATAAAAACAGGGGGCTTCGGAAACGCATTGGACACCTCAGGATTTTTTTTATTATTCTCCTTGCGATTATCCTGTTCAAGGCGTGGCATATGCAGATAATGCAGGGGAAGTATTACAGGAAGCTTGCTGAAAACAACAGGGTCAGGAGTGTCGTAGTTCCCCCGTTACGCGGGATAATCTATGACCGTAACAGGGAGGTCATGGCAAAAAATGTGGCATCTTTTGACCTTGGTCTTGTTCGCGCTGATATTGAAGACCTGGAGATGACCTTGAGAATCATTTCTCCAATCACAGGGCTTTCTCCTGAAGAAATGAAAGACATTATAATAGAGAATAAAAACCCTGACCCATTCTCACCGTTGATTATCAAATATGATATCTCGATGAGAGATGTTGCCCTTATAGAATCCCGCAAATGGCTGCTGCCGGGAGTTCAGGTAGTGGTGGAAGGAAGACGCGAATATCCTCACATGGAAAGTGCAGCACACCTGCTTGGATATGTCGGCGAGATCAGTAAGTCACAGTTAAAAGACCCAGAATATGCCGCAGAGATCCCCGGCAGGATTATAGGACAGTATGGAATAGAAAAGGTCTACGATAATCTATTACGGGGAAGTTTGGGAAGGAAGTATATAGAAGTAGATGCAGCCGGACGTGAGCGCCGGGAACTCGATACTATAGAACCGGTATCAGGTGATAATATCATTCTGTCTGTAGACATGAGATTGCAGAGGATGGCTGAAGACGCCCTGGGGGAAAGAAGGGGTGCGGTTGTAGTTATGAAATCCGATACCGGAGAGATACTGGCGCTTGTCAGCAGCCCTGCTTTTGATCCAAATCTGCTGTCAAAAAGGCTGACGCATAAGGTTTGGCAGCAGATTGTGAATGACCCTGAATTTCCCATGAACAACAGGGCAACTCAGGGGACGTATCCCCCAGGCTCTGTATTTAAGGTAGTGATGTCAGCAGGAGGTCTCGAAGAGGGATTAATTGATGATAAGGCAAGGATCTCATGCAGCGGAGGGATGCGCTTCGGAAACAGGGTTTTCAGAGACTGGAAGCCCGAGGGGCACGGCTCTGTTGACCTTAAAAAAGCCATAGTCGAATCATGTGATGTATATTTCTATCAGCTCGGTAATCGGATGGGGGTGGACACTATAGAGAAATACGCATCTCTCTTTGGCCTGGGAACTATTACAGGCATTGATCTGCCGTCAGAAAAGAAGGGGCTGGTGCCCTCAACACAATGGAAACTGGCAGCAAAAAAGGAGCGCTGGTATCCGGGTGAGACATTATCTGTAGCAATTGGTCAGGGGTACATGTCAGTTACGCCTCTGCAGCAGGCAGTCATGTTAAATACTGTGGCCAATTCAGGTGTCGTAGTGAGGCCGAGAATACTGAAAGGGATAATGCCTGAACAATCTGTCAGTCAGGCAGTAAGTAAGGATGGCAGTCAAACCGGGGCTTACAGTCTTGCGGGGACAGAGTTTAATTCTGTCCCCAATGCAGGGAGCGACATTCCCACCAACCGTGTCTACGAGTTCCCTCCTGTTGAAATAAGAAACACAGGCATCAATGAACACACATTGATGCTGATCAAGGAGGCGCTGAAAGGTGTCGTTAACAATGCCGGAGGGACTGGCGGGGCCGCAAGGAGCAATCTTGTCGAGATCGCCGGAAAAACGGGAACTGCGCAGGCTGTAGGAAGAAAGTCCAAGGCAGGCCCGGGCAGCTTCAATGATCACGCCTGGTTTGCAGCATTCGCACCTGCAGATAAACCTGAAATAACAGTTGCGGTGCTTGTTGAGCATGGTGGTCATGGTGGAACTGCTGCAGCTCCTGTTGCAAAGAAGATTATTGAGGAATATATAAAAAATGCTGAATAA
- a CDS encoding Rne/Rng family ribonuclease: MPTEIIINALPEEVRVALLENREVVEIYIDRRNEGSIVGNVYKGKVVKILPGMQAAFVDIGLDRAAFLYVSDAGADAEEYARMIEEEGVEGKLEFKATHYSIEDILQEGQEIMVQVSKEPLGTKGARITSYISLPGRCLVLMPTVEHIGISRRIREGRERSRLRELVQSIKKPGMGYIIRTASEDMDIESLTADAEFLELLWQNIQQKRETVSAPALLYSELDLIFRTIRDLFTMKVDKLVIDSRSEYERIKEFVRLYLPDMLPRIELYDREEPIFESYRIEVEINRALNKKVWLKSGGYIVIDHAEALTVIDVNTGKYVGKRDPEETITQTNLEAVKETAYQLRLRNIGGIIITDFIDMEKEKNREKVFNAMVDAFSEDRARTNIIRMSELGLIEMSRKRTRENLMRTLCESCSYCNGRGYTKSAVTICHELFRDVRKTARSTKDKKIIVTASQSVATHIFDDERQIVEELEKEYQKRIVIKGDKSLHIEEYDIVTL; this comes from the coding sequence ATGCCTACTGAAATCATAATAAATGCCCTTCCTGAAGAGGTAAGGGTCGCCCTGCTTGAGAACAGGGAAGTAGTAGAAATATACATAGACAGGAGGAACGAAGGGAGCATAGTTGGTAACGTATATAAAGGCAAGGTTGTCAAGATACTGCCGGGGATGCAGGCGGCCTTCGTTGATATCGGCCTCGACCGTGCGGCTTTCCTTTATGTGAGTGATGCCGGAGCTGACGCAGAAGAATATGCAAGGATGATAGAAGAGGAAGGGGTGGAGGGGAAACTGGAGTTCAAGGCCACGCATTACAGCATTGAAGATATCCTGCAGGAAGGCCAGGAGATCATGGTCCAGGTCTCAAAAGAACCCCTTGGCACAAAAGGCGCGCGTATCACATCATATATTTCACTCCCAGGGAGATGCCTCGTTCTTATGCCTACTGTCGAACATATAGGGATATCAAGGCGTATCAGGGAAGGACGCGAGCGTTCAAGGCTTAGGGAGTTGGTTCAGTCTATAAAAAAGCCCGGGATGGGCTATATCATAAGGACTGCAAGTGAAGACATGGACATTGAATCTCTCACTGCCGATGCCGAATTTCTTGAACTCCTCTGGCAGAATATTCAACAGAAGAGAGAAACAGTTTCAGCCCCTGCATTGCTTTATTCTGAGTTAGATTTGATCTTTCGTACTATCCGGGACCTCTTTACCATGAAGGTAGACAAACTGGTGATAGATTCCAGGTCTGAGTATGAGAGGATAAAAGAATTTGTAAGGCTTTATCTTCCTGACATGCTCCCGCGAATTGAACTATACGATCGTGAAGAACCAATATTTGAATCATACAGGATCGAGGTAGAGATAAACAGGGCGTTGAATAAGAAGGTCTGGCTGAAGTCAGGTGGATACATTGTAATTGACCATGCAGAGGCCCTTACAGTAATTGATGTGAACACTGGTAAGTATGTAGGAAAGAGAGACCCTGAAGAGACAATTACCCAGACAAACCTGGAGGCGGTTAAGGAAACAGCGTATCAGTTACGCCTCAGAAATATCGGCGGCATAATAATAACCGACTTCATAGACATGGAAAAAGAGAAGAACAGGGAGAAGGTCTTTAATGCAATGGTAGATGCATTTTCAGAGGACCGTGCCAGGACAAACATCATCAGGATGTCTGAACTAGGGCTTATAGAGATGTCCAGGAAGCGCACGAGGGAGAATCTGATGCGGACCCTTTGCGAGTCGTGCAGTTACTGTAATGGCCGGGGCTATACAAAGTCTGCCGTTACAATCTGCCATGAATTGTTCAGGGATGTCAGAAAGACTGCGAGGTCAACAAAAGATAAGAAGATAATCGTTACGGCAAGCCAGAGTGTGGCAACCCATATTTTTGATGACGAAAGGCAAATTGTCGAGGAACTCGAAAAGGAATATCAGAAGCGAATTGTTATCAAGGGTGACAAGAGTCTGCACATAGAAGAATATGACATAGTGACCTTATAA
- a CDS encoding response regulator produces the protein MMTEDKDILVVDDEPIIRDILIRKLTSSGYRPVAVENAFEALDKMREMTFPVILSDIMMPGIDGIDLIKKVRVLYPDTAVVMITAVSNANAAIEALKHGASDYLIKPFNLEEIVISIQRALDKRRLILENRGYQEHLEEIVKAQTAEIRGLLSVEQQKTAELNRALAEIEVTYNTTLEALSTALDYRDSATEGHSQRVVQYSIEVGKALGLSSKELQNLAQGTLLHDIGKIGVPDSVLRKPATLTSEEWVQMRRHVEYGYSMLKGIPFLKDASCLVLHHQEKYDGTGYPQGLKREQIVIGARIFALADTYDSMTTDRPYRKALPDKDARDEILRCRSSQFDPVVVDTFFNIPETKWSSIKENIAGMKADNIIFQDLDRTLGHEKDPIPLLLL, from the coding sequence ATGATGACTGAAGATAAAGACATACTCGTAGTAGACGATGAGCCAATTATAAGGGATATTCTCATAAGAAAGCTTACAAGCTCAGGATATCGGCCCGTGGCCGTTGAGAATGCCTTTGAGGCTCTCGACAAGATGCGGGAGATGACGTTTCCAGTGATCCTCAGTGATATTATGATGCCGGGGATAGACGGAATTGATCTTATTAAAAAGGTCAGGGTACTGTATCCGGACACTGCTGTAGTTATGATAACTGCAGTATCAAATGCCAATGCAGCGATTGAGGCTCTCAAACATGGGGCCTCGGATTATCTGATAAAACCGTTCAATCTTGAAGAGATAGTGATAAGCATACAGCGTGCCCTGGATAAGCGGCGGCTTATCCTTGAAAACAGGGGGTATCAGGAACATCTTGAAGAAATAGTCAAGGCTCAGACCGCTGAGATCAGGGGGCTGCTCTCAGTGGAACAACAAAAAACAGCAGAATTGAACAGAGCACTGGCAGAGATAGAGGTCACATATAATACTACCCTCGAGGCGCTTTCAACAGCTCTTGACTACAGGGATAGCGCAACTGAAGGACATTCACAGCGGGTAGTTCAATACAGCATTGAAGTCGGAAAGGCGCTGGGACTTAGCAGCAAAGAGCTTCAAAACCTGGCCCAGGGGACATTGCTGCACGATATTGGAAAGATCGGAGTGCCTGATTCGGTACTTAGAAAGCCTGCTACACTTACCTCGGAAGAGTGGGTGCAGATGAGAAGACATGTTGAATATGGTTACAGTATGCTCAAGGGCATTCCGTTCCTTAAGGATGCCTCTTGTCTTGTACTTCACCATCAGGAGAAATATGACGGTACAGGGTACCCTCAGGGTTTGAAGAGGGAGCAGATCGTAATAGGCGCAAGGATATTTGCCCTTGCTGATACTTATGACTCTATGACTACGGACAGGCCCTACAGAAAGGCCCTCCCTGACAAGGACGCGAGGGATGAAATTTTACGATGCAGGAGCAGCCAGTTTGATCCTGTTGTCGTTGATACCTTCTTTAATATTCCGGAAACTAAATGGTCCAGTATTAAAGAAAACATTGCCGGTATGAAGGCTGATAATATCATTTTCCAGGATCTGGACCGGACCTTAGGACATGAAAAAGACCCTATTCCGCTCCTGTTGTTATAA
- a CDS encoding TIGR03960 family B12-binding radical SAM protein: MYTDILLSVSRPSRYIGHEINTLKKDPASVRTRVALIFPDTYEIGMSHLGIKILYQVINNMGHIVAERAFVPWTDMEEALISKGLPVLSVESSTPLAGFDILGFTLPYELCYTNILTMLSLSGIPLYSSERDSSFPLIIGGGSAVFNPEPVADFFDLFFLGDGEEGIRDIIKIYDKWKAGGSSRKSLLKDLSKIEGVYVPSLYHPEYNDDLTISAIVPTEGAPDSVRRRVLEDLNEAPFPTAPVVPYMQAVHDRLTIEIARGCTHGCRFCQAGITYRPVRERRPEKILSIIEDSLRNTGYEEVSLSSLSTGDYACLSSTLTSLVNTYGDKHVSFSLPSLRVGTLTPAIIEQITKTKNAGFTIAPEAGTERLRKVINKEMDEGILETTVRDVFSRGVKSIKMYFMVGLPTETDEDLQGIITLAQKVKDIGKRFSKGAKEITVSISAFVPKAHTPFQWYGHISPDELMRRLNYLRDGLKKVRINLKWHKPDMSYLESVFSRGDRRLGKAIETAWRSGCRFDSWTEKLDMDKWEDAFKVCGIEPDWYSSRHIQLDEVLPWEHLHTGVEKEFLIKEYERAESCRTIPDCRYGLCPNCGLCDMEAVKGKKAEGIRPIAYRHDEKIPLNPPFLKGGFESGTRMTGVRIKMRIKYTKSGDLRMLSQLEVMTTFERAFRRASVPILFSEGFHPHPKISFGPALPVGVESICEYMDVELPVPVASYEIKSRSNKHLPDGLKIINVKEIPVNTPSLNAFITHFAYEISLDRNMLSLPDCQPEFSLSDVTELKVERVTEKDGRKITKIINTRPFIDEIHWLTIDTIFLKLRSIDRECCRPSDVLKALFNISHLNPGVMIRRVGLYGKTGGLQVSPDGHKIETENLCLLKS, from the coding sequence ATGTACACTGACATCCTGTTATCCGTCTCCAGGCCTTCACGCTACATTGGCCATGAGATCAATACCCTTAAGAAAGATCCGGCATCGGTTCGAACAAGGGTTGCTTTAATATTCCCTGATACATATGAGATAGGTATGTCCCACCTCGGGATCAAGATATTGTATCAGGTTATTAATAATATGGGCCATATTGTTGCGGAAAGGGCATTTGTCCCCTGGACAGATATGGAAGAGGCACTTATATCGAAAGGACTTCCAGTTCTGTCAGTCGAATCATCTACTCCTCTTGCAGGGTTTGACATCCTTGGATTCACGCTCCCATATGAACTTTGCTATACAAACATTCTTACTATGCTGTCTCTTTCAGGCATCCCCCTTTACTCATCGGAACGTGATTCCTCGTTTCCCCTCATAATAGGCGGAGGAAGCGCCGTATTTAACCCAGAACCGGTGGCAGATTTTTTTGACCTTTTTTTCCTTGGCGACGGTGAAGAGGGGATAAGGGACATAATCAAAATATACGATAAATGGAAAGCGGGCGGAAGTTCCAGAAAATCCCTGCTTAAAGACCTGTCGAAGATTGAAGGTGTGTATGTCCCATCCCTGTACCATCCGGAATATAACGATGACCTGACTATCAGCGCCATAGTGCCGACAGAAGGCGCTCCCGATTCCGTCAGAAGGCGAGTGCTGGAGGATCTGAATGAGGCTCCTTTTCCTACAGCCCCTGTAGTTCCTTACATGCAGGCAGTACATGACCGTCTCACAATAGAGATTGCCAGGGGGTGTACACATGGATGCAGGTTCTGTCAGGCTGGAATAACCTACAGGCCGGTTCGGGAGAGACGTCCTGAAAAGATACTAAGCATTATAGAGGATTCCCTCAGGAACACCGGATATGAAGAGGTTTCATTATCTTCCCTTAGCACAGGTGATTATGCCTGTCTCAGCAGTACACTTACTTCTCTTGTAAATACTTACGGTGATAAACATGTATCTTTTTCACTTCCATCCCTTCGCGTTGGTACATTGACGCCTGCAATAATAGAGCAGATAACCAAAACAAAAAACGCAGGTTTCACTATTGCGCCTGAAGCAGGGACAGAGCGGCTCAGGAAGGTAATCAATAAGGAGATGGATGAAGGTATTCTTGAGACAACTGTAAGAGATGTCTTCAGCAGGGGGGTAAAATCAATCAAGATGTATTTTATGGTTGGTCTCCCCACTGAAACTGATGAAGACCTTCAGGGTATAATCACCCTTGCTCAAAAGGTAAAAGACATAGGTAAACGATTTAGTAAAGGGGCAAAAGAAATTACTGTAAGTATATCTGCGTTTGTGCCTAAGGCCCACACACCCTTTCAATGGTACGGCCATATATCGCCTGATGAGCTTATGAGAAGGCTTAATTATCTTCGTGATGGCCTTAAGAAGGTCAGGATAAATTTAAAGTGGCACAAACCTGATATGAGTTATCTTGAATCAGTATTTTCAAGGGGGGACAGAAGGCTTGGGAAGGCTATAGAGACTGCATGGAGGTCCGGATGCAGGTTTGACAGCTGGACAGAAAAGCTCGACATGGATAAGTGGGAAGATGCCTTTAAGGTATGCGGTATTGAACCTGACTGGTATTCTTCAAGACACATTCAACTTGATGAAGTTCTCCCCTGGGAGCATTTGCATACAGGCGTTGAAAAGGAGTTTCTGATAAAGGAATACGAACGGGCGGAATCATGCCGCACGATCCCTGACTGCAGATACGGTCTTTGTCCGAATTGCGGCCTGTGTGATATGGAGGCTGTAAAAGGGAAGAAGGCAGAGGGGATCAGGCCGATAGCATACAGACATGATGAAAAAATCCCCCTTAATCCCCCTTTTCTAAAGGGGGGATTTGAGTCAGGCACCAGGATGACTGGCGTCAGGATAAAGATGCGCATTAAATATACCAAGTCAGGAGATCTCAGAATGCTCTCTCAGCTTGAGGTAATGACCACATTTGAAAGGGCGTTCAGAAGGGCATCTGTTCCAATACTGTTTTCAGAAGGATTTCATCCGCACCCGAAAATATCCTTCGGTCCGGCCCTTCCTGTTGGCGTTGAAAGTATCTGTGAGTATATGGATGTCGAACTGCCGGTCCCGGTTGCTTCATATGAGATTAAATCCAGGTCCAATAAACATTTGCCCGATGGTTTGAAGATCATCAATGTGAAGGAAATCCCGGTTAATACGCCATCACTAAATGCATTCATAACTCATTTTGCTTATGAGATCAGCCTTGATAGAAATATGCTAAGTCTGCCGGACTGTCAACCTGAATTTAGCTTGTCAGACGTCACGGAACTTAAAGTAGAAAGAGTCACGGAAAAAGATGGAAGAAAGATAACGAAGATAATTAATACCAGGCCTTTTATTGATGAAATACACTGGCTTACTATAGACACAATATTTCTGAAGTTAAGATCAATTGACAGGGAATGCTGCCGGCCGTCTGATGTGTTAAAGGCATTATTCAATATCTCCCATTTAAACCCGGGTGTCATGATAAGACGTGTTGGTCTGTATGGAAAGACAGGCGGTCTACAGGTATCACCGGATGGACATAAAATTGAAACGGAGAATCTATGCCTACTGAAATCATAA